TTTTTTAAGATATTACAAAAAAATACAAACAAAAAAAGTTATTACTTTTTAATAGATAATATTATACAAGATTTTTTAATGTAAATTTTATGGAATTTTACTTTAAATTCAAAAGGAATTATAATGTTTTATTATTTAATTCGTAAACTGTTATTTTTAATAGATCCTGAAAAATCTCATATTTTTATATTAAAATGTCTTAATTTTAAATTTTTTCAACTATTTAACAAAATATTTTCTAAAAAAAATCAAAAATCAAAAAAAATAAAATGTATGGGTTTAATTTTTAAAAATAAACTTGGTACCGCAGCAGGAATAGATAAAAATGGAGAGTATATAAATTGTTTATCAAAATTAGGATTTGGTTTTATTGAAGTAGGAACTGTCACTCCTTTACCGCAAAATGGCCATCCTAAACCTAGATTGTTTAGAATAACTCCTATGGAGGGTATCATTAATAGAATGGGATTTAATAATCTAGGTATAGATAATTTAATTCTTAACATAAAAAAATCTCATTTCAAAGGAATTATAGGCGTTAACATTGGAAAAAATCAAAACACTAGTATTAAAAATTCAATTAATGACTATTTAATATGTATAGAAAAAATTTATCTTTATGCTAGTTATATTGCAATTAATATTTCATCACCTAATACAACTAATTTAAGAAATTTACAATATGGAACTATTTTAAAACATTTATTGTATACTATTAAAGAGAAACAAAAAGAGTTGCATAAAAAACATTTAAAATACGTTCCTATTGCAATTAAAATCTCACCAGATCTTTCCATAAAAGAATTAAAAAATATTTCAAAGCAATTTATAAAATATAAGATAGATGCAGTAATTGCTACTAATACAACATTAGACCATTCATCAGTTTTATCATTGAAAAATGGTTCACAAATAGGAGGACTCAGCGGGTTACCTTTACAGAAAAAAAGTACTAATATAATATCTATATTGTCAAAAAACTTAGGGGAAAAAATTCCTATTATTGGTGTTGGTGGAATTAATTCTATACATTCAGCAAAAGAAAAGATTAAATCAGGTGCTACTTTAATTCAAATATATTCTGGATTAATATATCATGGGCCTGATCTTATTAAAAAAATTATAAAAAGTTTGTAAAAATTTTATAGATAATAAAAAATCTATCTTATATAAAAATATTATATTTTTTTATATCATATACGTAATATTAATTAAATTAATTATAAAAAATAATGAATTGTTTATTTGCAAGTACAAATTTTGGGACTGAAAATTTATTAAAAGAAGAACTCTTATATTTAGGAGCTAAAAATTTAAATATAAAAAATGGAGGTATTTACTATGAAGCAAATGAGTTATTATTATATAAAAGTTTAATGTGGAGTCGCATTGCTTCTCGTATTTTTTTATGTATAAAACAATTTAAAATAAAGAACAAAGAAGAACTATATTCTAATATCTATAATATAGATTGGGATGAAATCTTTTCTATAAATAAAACTTTTTCAATTAATTTTAAGGGAATTAATCATTTTATTCGTAATAGTTTATTCGGATCTTTAATAATAAAAGATGCTATTGTTGATCAATTTAAAAGAAAATATCTTCTCCGTCCAAACATAGATCTTATAAATCCTGATATTCGAATCAGATCATTTTTATCACATGATAATATAATTCATATTATGTTAGATTTAAGTGGTTCATCATTACATAAAAGGGGATATCGACAATTATCTAATTCCACTCCTATTAAAGAAAATTTAGGTGCAGCAATTATATTAAATTCAGGGTGGAATAAAAAAATGCCAATTATAGATCCTATGTGTGGCTCTGGAACATTATTAATAGAAGCTGCTATGGTATCTACTGATAGAGCACCTGGATTAAGAAGGGTGAAATGGGGATTTCAATCATGGAAAAAATATAATAAAAGTCTATGGCTTAATGTTATTCAAGAAGCAGAAGAAAGATTTAAAATAGGACTCGAAAAATGTTTTAAAAATAATTTTATTGGATATGATTATGATTCTAAAATAATAGAAAAAGCTAAAATAAACGCATCAAATGCAGGTTTATCAAAAACAATTAAATTTTTTACACAAAACTTAAATAATCTTAAAAATCTTTATGATGATAAAAAAATTGGAATATTGTTAACTAATCCTCCATATGGTGAAAGGCATCAAACTGAGAGTCAACTTGTAGGTTTATATATACAATTGGGTGTAGTATCAAAAAAATACTTTAAAAATTGGATATTGTCTATCTTTAGTTCATCAAAATTTTTGTTAAATTTTGTACAAATGAAATCAGATAAAGAGTATTTTTTAAAGAATGGAGCGTTAAATTGTATTCAACAGAGTTTTAAAATTTACTCAAAAGAAGTGCATACGGAAAATAGTGAATATCAAAATAGATTAAAAAAAAATTTCAATAAATTTAAAAAATGGACAAATCAAGAAGGAATAGAATGTTTCCGTGTATATAATGCTGATTTACCAAATTACAATATTATAGTAGATGTTTATAATAAATGGCTAGTCATTCAAGAATACAAAGCTCCAAAACTAATCAACTCCAATAAAGCATATAAAAGATTATGTAATGCAATTTATTATACTAAAGAAATATTATCTATTGATATTAATAATATAGTATTAAAAATTAGACAAAAAAATAAAAATACAACACAATATAAAAGACTATATAACAGTAATAGTTTTATGATAATTAAAGAATATCATGCAAAGTTTTTAGTGAATTTAATAGATTATTTAGATACCGGATTATTTTCAGATAAACGACTTATAAGAAAAATGTTAGGAACAATGGCGAGAGGAAAAGATTTCTTAAATTTATTTTCATATACTGGAACTGCTACTGTATATGCTGCACTAGGAAAAGCTAAAAGCACGACGAGTGTAGATATATCTAATACTTATATGAAATGGTCAATGCGTAATATGTCTATTAATAATTTAACAGATTATAATCATCATTTTATTCAAGAAGATTGTTTGAACTGGATAAAAAAAACAGATCATAAATTTGATCTTATATTTATTAATCCACCAACTTTTTCAAATTCTAAAAAAATGCAACAAGATTTTGATTTAAAAAGAGATTACCTTATTTTGATGATAAATTTAAAAAGAATTTTACGGTACGATGGTAATATTATTTTCTCTAGTTCTACACGTAATTTTAATATTAATTTGAATTCTCTTAAGAAAATAAAATTACATGCACAAAATATTACAAAAAAAACACAAAGTAAGGATTTTTTAAAAAATTTTAATATTTACCATTCCTGGTTAATAAAACATTCATAATAGATTGAAGGATATAAAGATTTATGCCTCTTATTAATCTTAAAGATGCTTCGTTATCATTTAGTAATTTAGAAATTTTAAAAAACAGTATGCTTCATATCCACAAAAATGAAAGAATATGTTTAATTGGTAAAAATGGTACTGGAAAATCAACGCTCTTAAAAATTATTAATAAAAAACAAGATCTGGATCATGGCTGTGTTATTTATAAAAAAAATATAAAAATATCTTATTTAAAACAAGAAAATCCGAAAAATTTAAATATTTCTATACATGATTTTATTATTTCTGGTTTTTATAAAATTTATACTAATAGCAATAACAGTTATAATATTGAATCAATTAAAAAAAAATTAAATATGGATCAAATTGTAAAAATAGAAAAAACAATAGAATTAATTGAATTAAAAAAAAATACTTTACTATCTGAACTTTCTGGAGGTTTACTAAGAAAAGTTGCATTAAGTCGTGTTTTAATAGATGAACCAGATGTATTATTACTCGATGAACCCACGAATCATTTAGATATAAAAACAGTCAAATGGCTCGAAAATTTTTTAAAGAAATTTCATGGTAGTATATTATTTGTATCACATGATAGAGGTTTTATTCAAAATATATCTACACGTATTGTTGATCTTGATCGAGGTAAACTAATTTCTTGGCCAGGAAATTATGAAAATTTTATAAAATTAAAAAATGATAGCAACCGGATTGAAAAAATACAAAAAAAAATATTTGATAAAAATTTAGAAAAAGAAGAAAAATGGATTAGAAAAGGAATTAAAGCTCGTTCAACTAGAAATGAAGGAAGAGTAAAAAATTTACAATTATTACGTAAAGAAAATAATGATTACAAAAAAATAGAAAAATTAAATAATATTACAATCAATCAAGATAAAAATTATTTAGGAAAAATAATTTTTAAAGTAGACAAAATAGATTTTTCATTTAAAAAAAAATTAATTATAAAAAATTTTTCATCAATAATTCAACATGGTGACAAATTAGCATTAATTGGAGCAAACGGATGTGGTAAAAGTACAATGATTAAACTTCTGATAGGAGAAAAAAAACCTACTAAAGGGGAAATTTATAAAAGTCAAAGATTAAAAATATCGTATTTTGATCAAAATAGATCTATATTAAATCCTAATAAATCTATAATAGATAACATCTCTTATGGGAAAGAAACCGTTTTAATAAATGGAAAAGAACAATACTTGATAGGATATCTAAAAAAATTCCTTTTCAAACCGAATCAACTTAATTCTTTAGTAAAAACATTATCTGGAGGTGAATGCAATAGATTGCTTTTAGCAAGATTATTTTTGACACCCAGTAATGTTTTAATTTTAGATGAACCTACTAATGATCTAGATTTAGATACATTGGAATTATTAGAAAAAATTATTATCAATTATAAAGGAACAGTTCTTATCGTAAGCCATGACGAAAAATTTATAAATAATACAGTAAACAAATGTTGGTTTTTTGAAAAAAATGGATTAATTAATACTTATGTTGGTAATTACGATTGTCTCAAAAAAGAACAAAATAATTTAATTAAAGAAAAAAAAAATATAACAAGAAAAACACATCATCAATTGATTACTCATATAAAAAAGAATCATAAAACAGTAATCAAAGAAATATTAATTAAAATAGAAAAAATAGAATGTGATATTAACAAACTACAAAAAATAGTTAATGAATTAAATTTCTTTCAAAAAAAAAGAGAAGAAAAAGTGCTAACATTAAAAATGTTAATACAAAAAGAAAAAGAATTAGAAGAAATATTAATATATTGGGAACAATTAGAAAAAAAACATAATCAGTAATATAGAAAAAAATTTTTAAAATGTATAGTATATTATACTATATCTTTCTCATACAATTTAAAGAACAACAATTATTAAAAGAAATTGTACAGTTTTTACACTGAATGAAAAGAAGATGACATAAATTATTCTTACAATTAACATAAGTGTCTGAAGGAGTGTTACATTGTGAACAAGAAGACAGAATTTCATCTGAAATTTTTTCACTCATACGGTTATCAAAAACAAAATTTTTCCCTTTAAAGAGTATTGGTAATCCATTTTTCTTAGCATCATGAACATAACCAATAATACCTCCTTCTATATGATAAACATATTTAAAACCATTGAAATGCATCCAAGCAGTAGCTTTTTCACAACGTATTCCACCTGTACAATACATAACAATTCTTTTGTTTTTAGCGTATTCCATTAATTTTATTATTTTTTTTAATTGTTCTCTAAAAGTCAAACTTTTAATTTCAATTGCTTTTTCAAAATGACCAATAGCATATTCATAAGAGTTTCTCATATCAATAAATATCGTTTCTGTATCTTTAAGCATTAAATTAACTTGTTTTGATCTAATATAAATACCCACATGTTCAGGATTAAAAAGAGGATCTACAATTCCATCTTCTACGATTTTTTTTCGTACTTTTACCGAAAGAACCCAAAAAGATTTTTCATCATTTAGTGATTTATTAATACGTAAATTATTTAATACAGAGTTTAATCTACATAAAAATTGTTTTATAAAAAAGTATTTGTTTTTAGGCACACTTATTTGAGCATTAATACCTTCAGCTGCCACATAAATTCTTCCTAAAACATTATATTTATAAAATTCTTTATAAATTTGATCTCTATATTCATATGGATTATTAATAGTAAAATATTTATAGAAAGATAGTGTAAAGCGTGGTTCTTTTTCACACAACATACGATTTTTTAATTCTTTTTTGCACATTATATTATGTAAAATAGACATAAAACACCCTTAAATTATATTATTTAAAATCAATGTTATTGTGTTTCAAAAAATATATCAACAAAACTATTTTTTATTAGATAAATTTGTAAAAATTTTTATTTGTTGAAAAAATTTTTGATATATTTTATTTAATTTTGACAATTTGTTTTTTTCTTCCGTTACTATTTTTTCTGGTGCATAGGATAAAAAATTTTCATTTGCAAGCTTATTTTTAATTTTTTTGATATTTATTTCTATTTTTTCCATTTCTTTTTTTAATCTTTTTAGTTCTTTTTCTTTCTCTACTAGTTGAAGTATAGGAAGTATAATTTCAGCTCCATCAATTATTTCTTTTATACATAGATCTTTATTATATTCTTGAAATAATATTTTTACTTCATTTAAGAAAGATATCTTTTTTAGTAAAAAAGTATTTTCTTGAATAACTTTTTCTTGTTCAGAAGTTGTTTTATATAAAAATAATGGTATTAATTTAGTCGAATTAATATTCATACTAATTCTAATATTTCTCAAAAAAATAATTATTTTTTTTATCCAATCAACATTAATCAATATTGTTTGATCAAAAATTGTATGATTATATTCTGGAAATTTTTGTAGCATAATTGTTTTTGATTTAATATTTGCAATTACTTTTACACGCTGCCAAATTATTTCAGTAATAAAAGGAATAATAGGATGTGCTAATCTTAAAAGTAATTCTAAAACATAAATTAAAATATTTTTAGTAAAAAAAACATTTTGAGAAGAACTTTTTTGAAAAATAATTTTAACAAACTCTAAATACCAATCACAAAATATATTCCAAATAAAATCATATAAAATATTTGAAGCAATATCAAATCGATAAGCATCTAATGATTCTCGATATATTTTAACTGTATTATTTAGTTTTATTAAAATCCATTTATTCACTAATAACATATCATCTTTTATATTTAAATTTAAATAATTATGATTGTGTGTATTTATTAAAACAAATCGACTAGCGTTCCAAAGTTTATTACAAAAATTACGGTATCCTTTTAATCGACTCATATCCCATTTTATATCACGCGTACTAGATGCTAACGCAGAAAAAGTAAACCGAAGTGCATCTGTACCAGTAGATTCAATTCCTTTAGGAAATTCTTTTATAGTACGTTTAGTGATCTTGCTAGATAAATTTGGTTGGAGTAAATTACTAGTTCTTTTTTTGATTAATTCTGTTAAAGAAATTCCATCTATCATATCTAAAGGATCTATCACATTTCCTTTTGATTTTGACATTTTTTGACCTTCTTCATCTCGAATTAAACCTGTTATATAAACGTTTTTAAAAGGAACTTCAGGTTCTCCATGATCATCTTTAATAAGATACATAGTTAACATAATCATTCTAGCAATCCAAAAAAAAATAATATCAAATCCACTAACTAAAACATCTGTAGAATGAAAAAGTTTTAAAAATTTTGTTTTTTTAGGCCATCCTAATGTAGAAAAAGTCCATAATCCAGAAGAAAACCAAGTATCTAATACATCATCATCTTGTACTAATAATATATTTTTTGATATAGAATATTCTTTTCGTATTTCTTCTTCATTATGTCCAACATATATATTTTTTTGATTATCGTACCATACTGGAATACGATGTCCCCACCATAATTGACGAGAAATACACCAATCTTCTATATTATTCATCCAAGATGAATACATAGTTGTATATTGCTCTGGAACAAATTTAATTTTTTTATTTTTTACCGCATCAAGAGCTATCTGAGATAATTGTGATGTTTTTAAGTACCATTGATCAGTCAAAATAGGTTGAACAATAACACCGCTTCTATCACTGTAAGGCGTAACAATATCACATTCTTCGCAACCTTCTAATAATCCTATTTTTTCAATTTCTTTAATAATTTTTATCCGTGCAGATAAGATGTCTAATTTTTGAAATTTAAGTGGAATAAAGTTACTATATACACTAGATTTTTGTCCATTATAATTATAAATTTTAGAAAAAGATCTAATTTTCCCATTTAGAGTAAAAATATTAATCATAGGTAATTTATGACGATAACCTATCTTATAATCATTAAAATCATGTGCTGGTGTTATTTTAACACAACCTGTTCCTTTTTCTATATCAGCATATTTATCTCCAATAATAGGAATAATTCTATCAACTAAAGGGCAATGAACAAATTCACCAATTAATTGATTATGTTGACAATCTTCAGGATTAATAGCAATAGCTGTGTCACCTAATAAAGTTTCTGGTCGAGTAGTGGATACAATTAAATATTTAATATCTGAATTAGAATTTGTAATACTATTTTTCACTATAGGATATCGAATTAACCATTTTCTACCCTTTACTAAACGATGTTCAACTTCTAAATCAGAAATCACAGTTTCTAATTTTGAATCCCAATGTACTAATCTTTTTTTCTTATAAATCAAATTTTTTTTATATAATAAAATAAAAGCTTCTCGAACAGCAATAGAAATATCTGCATCTAAAGTAAATTTTTCACGATCCCAATCAACAGAAATTCCTAATCGGCGCATTTGTTTTGTAACAATACTATTATATTTTTTTTTCCAAATCCAAATTTTTTCTATAAAATCATCTCTTGTATAATCTTTTTTGGTTTTCTTTTCTTCTAAAAATAATTGACGTTCAACTAATAATTGTGTTGCTATTCCGGCATGATCTGTACCAACTTGCCATAATGTATTTTTCCCTTGCATTCTATGATAACGAACTAATATATCCATAATTGTTTGTTGAAAAGCATGTCCCATATGTAAACTTCCTGTAATATTGGGAGGAGGCATCATAATACAAAAAGTTGGTTTTTTTAAATTATTTGGTTTAAAATAACCATTCTTTTCCCAAAAATTATATAAAGATTCTTCAATATGCTGAGGATTATAAATTTTTTCCATTTTCTTTAACTATTTATTAATAAAAAGGCGAAATTGCCATGTTATGAAAACAATATTGTAATAATATTAAGAAATATATTTAAATATTAATAATTTTTTACTTGATTCAATAAAAATTGAGATAAAAGTTCAACAGGACGACCTGTAGCTCCTTTGTTGTTTGATTTCCAAGCAGTTCCAGCAATATCTAAATGTGCCCAACTATATTTTTTTGTAAAATAAGAAAGAAAATAAGCAGCAGTAATAGCTCCAGCTTTTCCTTTTCCCGTATTAGACAAATCTGCAATAGAAGAATATAAATCTTTTTCATATTCTTGAAATAATGGCAAACGCCATATTTTATCATTTGTTTCTTTTGAAGCACAATATAATTCATTAGATAAGTCTTCATTATTAGTAAAAAGACCACTAACAGACTCTCCTAATGCTGTAACGCATGCTCCAGTTAAAGTAGCAATATCAATTACTATATTGGGAGAAAAACGTTCGACATAAGTTAATGAATCACATAAAACTAAACGTCCTTCAGCATCAGTATTTAATATTTCTACTGTTTTACCAGACATGGTAGTTAAAACATCTCCAGGTCTAAAGGCATGTCCTCCTGGCATATTTTCACAACCAGACAAAATTCCTATTATTGTTAAAGGTAAACATAGTTCTGCAGCCATAATTAAAATACCATATACTGCTGCTGCACCACACATGTCATATTTCATTTCGTGCATATTCATAGCAGGTTTGATAGATATTCCTCCTGAATCAAAAGTTAAACCTTTTCCAACAAAAGCAATAGTTTTATTACTAATAATATTATCTCCAGAATACTTTATTACAGACATAAATGGTTTATTTTTTGATCCCTGTGATACAGATAAATAAGCATTCATTCCTAATTTTTTCATTTCTTCAATACCAATTATTTCCACTGTAATATTTTTTGGATATTTCAAAACAAGTTTTTTTGCTTCGTTAGATAAATATAAAGGATCACAAATATTAGGAGGCAAATTACTTATGTTTTTTGCAGATGTAATTCCAAGATTAATTGCTAATGCGTGCTTTAAAGCTGTCTCTGCTATTAATACATCTTTTTTTTCAAAAAAATTAAATTTAATTAATTCTAAATTAATATTTTTTTGATTTGAATTATTTATTTTTACAATTTTATATAAACTTTGTTGTATAGAAAGTATTCCACATCTTACTATCCAATAAATATTATTTTTAACATTAAGATTTAAATCAGTAAAAGAATAAATAACATTTTTTACAGATATCTTTTTAATCATTTTAATAGTTTTTTTAAATATTTTTTTAAGAACTGATCTAGTAATAATTTCTTTTTTTCCACAACCAACTAATAATATTCTCTTAGAAAAAATATTAGGAACATCATATAAAACAAGTATTTCTCCTACTTGTCCTTTAATATCTCCTAATTTTATAAAAGAACGTATATATCCTTTGCTACATTCATCTAAATAATTTGCACTACTAGATAATTTATATGATTCGAAAACATTTACTATTATACAATCAGTTTCTTCTTTATCTAAGTGATCATTTTTTATAAGAAATTTCATGATATTTACTCTATTTAAAATATTATTAACTAATATAATTCAAATTACATTAAGTATATTAAATATTCTTTAAAATTATTAATTAAATTTAATTTATATTTTTTATTTTAATATATAATTAAACTTATATATTAACATTACTTTTTTTTGTATTGAAAATTTTTACGAAACATAACACTATCTTTTTACTGAAATACATTTTTTTATGTATGAATTTTATTGTAATTTCATAGAATTCCTTCCATCATTTATTGTTTAAGAAAAAAATATTATATACTATAATATGTATTCTCTAATTTCAATTTTTTTAAAAATATATTTTTTATTCAATGTTGAGACTTTAACATGAACAATCTTTATCAACGTAATTGTTTGAAACTATTAGATTTCACTTCTTCTGAATTAAAAAAAATTATTTCTTTGGCAGAAAAACTTAAAAAAAACAAAAAAAATAATCAAGAAATTCCGTTACTTAAGAAAAAAAATATCGCTTTAATTTTTGAAAAAGAATCTACTCGAACTAGATGCTCGTTTGAAATAGCTGCTTTTGATCAAGGTGCTCATGTTACGTATCTTGGTCCCGGTAGCACTCATCTTGGAACAAAAGAATCAATTGCAGATACAGCACAAGTCCTTAGTCGTTTATATGATGGTATTCAGTATCGAGGACATAATCATAGAACAATAGAAATTTTAGCACAATATTCCCGAGTACCCGTATGGAATGGTTTAACTGAAAAATTTCATCCTACTCAAATACTAGCTGATTTGTTAACTATGCAAGAAATTTTTCCTAATAAAAAATTTAATGAAATAAAGTGTGCATATGTTGGTGACACACATAATAATATGGGAAATAGTTTACTAGAAGCAGCTTCATTAGTTGGATTAGACTTACGTTTAGTATCTCCTAAAAAATATTGGCCAGAAAAAACGTTTTTTTTATTTTGTCAAGAGCAATCTCAAAATAAAAAAGGAAGAATAATTTGTACTGAAAATATTTCAGAAGGTGTTAAAAATGTAGATTTTATTTATACAGATGTTTGGGTATCTATGGGAGAACCAGAAGATCAATGGAAAGATAGAATTGAATCATTGCATGATTATCAAGTTAATAGTTCAATGTTAGATCTTACTAATAATTCTAATATAAAAATATTGCACTGTCTTCCAGCATTACATAATCAAGAAACCAAAATAGGAAAATCTATATTAAGAAAATATGGATTTAAAAATGGGATGGAAATCACAGATAATATTTTTCAAAAACACCAAAACACTATTTTTGAACAATCAGAAAATAGATTACATACTATCAAAGCACTACTAGTATCTAGTCTGCTAAAAACCATTGACTTTTAAATAAATTATACATACATTGAAATATTCAAAATATTAATAAAATTTATAAAAATATTTAAAAAAACAATATTTTTTATAGAGTTTTCTATACTAAAAAAGTATCTTATGCTATCTTTTCTGAAATTATTAAGGTAAATAAAATTTGAGAAATTCTCTATATAAAAAAAATATAATTTCTATAAATGACTTACAGCGTAATGAATTAGAATTAGTTCTAAAAAAATCTGCAATTCTTAAAAAAAAACCACATTATAACTTATTAAAAAATAAAATTATAGCTAGTTGTTTTTTTGAAGCTTCAACACGTACTCGTTTATCATTTGAAACTGCTATCTATCGATTAGGAGCATCGATAGTAGGATTTTCGGATGGAAATAATATTTCATTAAAAAAGAAAGGAGAAACATTATCAGATACTATTTCAGTAATTAGTTCTTATGTAGATGCAATTGTTATTCGACATCCACAAGAAGGTGCTG
The sequence above is a segment of the Buchnera aphidicola str. G002 (Myzus persicae) genome. Coding sequences within it:
- the argF gene encoding ornithine carbamoyltransferase translates to MNNLYQRNCLKLLDFTSSELKKIISLAEKLKKNKKNNQEIPLLKKKNIALIFEKESTRTRCSFEIAAFDQGAHVTYLGPGSTHLGTKESIADTAQVLSRLYDGIQYRGHNHRTIEILAQYSRVPVWNGLTEKFHPTQILADLLTMQEIFPNKKFNEIKCAYVGDTHNNMGNSLLEAASLVGLDLRLVSPKKYWPEKTFFLFCQEQSQNKKGRIICTENISEGVKNVDFIYTDVWVSMGEPEDQWKDRIESLHDYQVNSSMLDLTNNSNIKILHCLPALHNQETKIGKSILRKYGFKNGMEITDNIFQKHQNTIFEQSENRLHTIKALLVSSLLKTIDF
- a CDS encoding leucyl aminopeptidase; protein product: MKFLIKNDHLDKEETDCIIVNVFESYKLSSSANYLDECSKGYIRSFIKLGDIKGQVGEILVLYDVPNIFSKRILLVGCGKKEIITRSVLKKIFKKTIKMIKKISVKNVIYSFTDLNLNVKNNIYWIVRCGILSIQQSLYKIVKINNSNQKNINLELIKFNFFEKKDVLIAETALKHALAINLGITSAKNISNLPPNICDPLYLSNEAKKLVLKYPKNITVEIIGIEEMKKLGMNAYLSVSQGSKNKPFMSVIKYSGDNIISNKTIAFVGKGLTFDSGGISIKPAMNMHEMKYDMCGAAAVYGILIMAAELCLPLTIIGILSGCENMPGGHAFRPGDVLTTMSGKTVEILNTDAEGRLVLCDSLTYVERFSPNIVIDIATLTGACVTALGESVSGLFTNNEDLSNELYCASKETNDKIWRLPLFQEYEKDLYSSIADLSNTGKGKAGAITAAYFLSYFTKKYSWAHLDIAGTAWKSNNKGATGRPVELLSQFLLNQVKNY